The following proteins come from a genomic window of Peptoniphilus equinus:
- a CDS encoding serine hydrolase, producing METLKRKLQTYIATCHGTVAVAYRDLKQGDEFSINGGLPMPSASTIKLLIMLAFFERVERGDFAWEDTVDVSDALRTAGDGVLQFLNHGQAYTFRDLMTLMLMVSDNEAANYFIHILGKEYINETAAKLRLHDTQLNRNMMESIDDNRRDNWISARDMATLLHMIYQDVLSRDDLTWIRSVMCESVQQDRLLRYLPAHVTSAHKTGDLDGIEHDGGIVFTDEGDYILVVLTRDVTSRSEGKDIIGRISQMVYHSHSHSGKPDTIYITGEAKTTTHNAITKNYGSFFIAFEVAPDDHTIVAVEGTASLKLTKNFISGLFLGRNMIADEQQILDDISARYFGSSEKAIKAAYVDALRRYEKIVGSVKEP from the coding sequence GTGGAAACCTTAAAGAGAAAACTGCAAACGTATATCGCAACGTGTCACGGCACGGTGGCTGTGGCATACAGGGACTTAAAGCAGGGTGATGAATTTAGCATAAACGGCGGCCTGCCTATGCCGTCAGCCTCAACCATCAAACTCTTGATCATGCTTGCGTTTTTTGAGCGTGTGGAGCGAGGAGATTTTGCATGGGAAGATACTGTCGATGTCTCTGACGCTTTGCGGACGGCGGGCGATGGTGTGCTCCAATTTTTAAACCATGGACAGGCCTACACCTTCCGAGACTTAATGACCCTCATGCTCATGGTCTCCGACAATGAAGCTGCCAACTATTTCATCCACATTTTAGGCAAAGAGTATATCAATGAGACAGCCGCGAAACTTCGTCTCCATGACACGCAGCTGAATCGCAACATGATGGAGTCTATTGATGACAATCGTCGGGACAATTGGATTTCTGCACGAGACATGGCGACGCTGCTTCACATGATCTATCAGGATGTGCTGTCACGAGATGACCTGACGTGGATTCGCAGCGTGATGTGTGAGAGCGTGCAGCAGGATCGGCTTTTGCGCTATCTGCCGGCCCATGTGACATCAGCTCATAAAACCGGGGACTTAGATGGCATTGAACACGACGGCGGCATTGTCTTCACCGATGAGGGGGACTATATCCTTGTCGTTCTCACACGAGACGTTACGTCCCGGAGTGAAGGCAAAGACATCATCGGGAGGATATCACAGATGGTCTATCATAGCCACAGCCATAGCGGCAAACCGGATACCATCTATATAACCGGGGAAGCCAAGACAACCACGCACAACGCCATCACAAAGAACTACGGCTCGTTTTTCATCGCCTTTGAAGTGGCGCCGGATGATCACACCATTGTCGCCGTGGAAGGCACGGCATCTCTTAAGCTTACCAAAAATTTTATTTCCGGACTCTTTCTGGGACGCAATATGATTGCCGACGAACAACAGATCCTGGACGACATCAGCGCACGGTATTTCGGCTCGTCGGAGAAAGCCATCAAGGCGGCGTACGTCGACGCGTTAAGACGCTATGAGAAAATCGTCGGTAGTGTCAAAGAACCGTAA